Proteins co-encoded in one Metabacillus sp. KUDC1714 genomic window:
- the lgt gene encoding prolipoprotein diacylglyceryl transferase, whose translation MEENLQPLDPIFLELGPIQIHWYGVIIGVGALLGLLLAVRESERRGLHKDTFVDVVLFAIPMAILGARAYYVIFQWDYYSQNPGDIIKIWNGGLAIHGGLIAAIITGAIYARVKKISFWQLADIGAPSILLGQAIGRWGNFMNQEAHGDTVSREFLEGLMLPDFIVNQMYINGAYYHPTFLYESLWNFAGVIGLLLLRKANFRRGELFLTYVIWYSVGRFFIEGLRTDSLMLTETLRIAQVISIVLIAVAVGIMIFRRVKGHSNVRYLDSSQ comes from the coding sequence ATGGAAGAGAATTTACAGCCTCTTGATCCAATATTTCTTGAATTAGGACCGATACAAATTCATTGGTATGGAGTCATTATTGGTGTTGGAGCATTACTCGGGCTTTTACTTGCAGTTAGAGAAAGTGAGAGAAGAGGGTTACATAAAGACACGTTTGTTGATGTGGTGTTATTTGCAATCCCAATGGCAATTTTAGGGGCAAGGGCATACTATGTCATTTTTCAATGGGACTATTATTCTCAAAATCCCGGTGACATTATAAAAATATGGAATGGTGGTCTCGCTATTCATGGTGGGCTTATTGCGGCAATTATTACTGGTGCAATCTATGCTAGAGTAAAGAAAATTTCCTTTTGGCAGCTTGCTGACATCGGTGCACCAAGTATTCTCCTAGGTCAGGCAATTGGTCGTTGGGGGAACTTTATGAATCAAGAGGCACATGGCGATACAGTTTCAAGGGAGTTTTTAGAGGGATTAATGCTGCCTGATTTTATCGTAAATCAAATGTATATAAATGGCGCTTATTATCATCCAACCTTCCTATATGAATCCTTGTGGAATTTTGCTGGAGTTATCGGTTTGCTGTTGTTAAGAAAAGCTAATTTTAGACGTGGAGAGCTGTTTTTAACTTATGTCATTTGGTATTCGGTCGGTCGCTTCTTTATAGAAGGTCTCCGAACAGATAGCTTGATGCTTACAGAGACTTTACGAATTGCTCAGGTTATTTCGATTGTTTTAATTGCAGTTGCTGTAGGAATCATGATTTTCCGCCGAGTAAAAGGACATTCTAACGTAAGATACTTAGATTCAAGTCAATAA